Proteins encoded in a region of the Pelobates fuscus isolate aPelFus1 chromosome 11, aPelFus1.pri, whole genome shotgun sequence genome:
- the LOC134577104 gene encoding C-X-C chemokine receptor type 3-2-like encodes MTSSEDYYSLEVNNYPTDLPSFSEDVTPCKPGSPSEFNQILMLVAFVVVFTLDMLGNGLVIYVLKRRVHVWHLSDHYLFQLAISDILLGLTLPFWTTQFVYGWVFGLVPCKLLGALFTINMYSSIFFLTCIGLNRYISIVHAVELHGKQKPIHTIFICVFVWVTSFLLSWQELFFRDVSYIKHIKNFVCYYNFKPDQADTWRITLRLVNLSVGFLLPLGLMSFFYSKIFCTLRQSKINQSRRPQVVIVVLLLLFVFCWAPYNTLLLIDSLQRLGYIKRDCHFEKMLDMGVFITENLGLAHVCVNPFVYAFVGVKFRKEIYKFFKKSSEHVAHSGLLSSKEGTVMSVEQNLSFSRVM; translated from the exons ATGACGAGCAGTGAGGACTATTATTCCTTGGAAGTAA ATAATTATCCCACAGATTTGCCATCCTTCTCAGAAGATGTCACTCCTTGCAAGCCTGGGTCACCCAGCGAATTCAACCAGATCTTAATGTTGGTAGCATTTGTGGTTGTATTTACACTAGATATGTTAGGAAATGGACTGGTGATATATGTCTTGAAGAGAAGGGTCCATGTGTGGCATTTGTCTGACCATTATTTATTCCAGCTTGCCATCTCTGATATACTACTGGGGCTGACCCTACCATTTTGGACCACACAGTTTGTCTATGGTTGGGTGTTTGGTCTGGTCCCATGTAAGCTACTAGGGGCTCTTTTCACCATCAATATGTACAGTAGCATATTTTTCTTAACCTGCATTGGGTTGAATCGATACATTTCAATTGTGCATGCAGTTGAGTTACATGGAAAACAGAAACCTATTCACACCATCTTCATATGTGTCTTCGTCTGGGTAACATCATTTTTATTGTCATGGCAAGAACTTTTTTTCAGAGATGTAAGCTACATCAAACACATTAAGAATTTTGTTTGTTATTATAACTTTAAACCAGACCAAGCTGATACCTGGAGAATTACTTTGCGTCTTGTAAACCTAAGTGTTGGGTTTCTTCTTCCATTGGGTCTCATGTCTTTCTTCTACTCCAAAATCTTTTGTACACTCCGACAATCTAAGATTAACCAGTCCCGACGTCCTCAGGTTGTCATCGTGGTGCTTCTactactttttgttttttgttgggcTCCATACAACACACTGCTACTTATCGACTCTCTTCAAAGATTGGGCTACATCAAAAGAGACTGCCATTTTGAGAAAATGCTGGATATGGGAGTGTTCATCACAGAGAATTTGGGGTTGGCTCATGTGTGTgtaaatccttttgtttatgcATTTGTTGGAGTGAAGTTCAGGAAAGAAATATATAAGTTTTTTAAGAAAAGTTCAGAACATGTTGCACATTCGGGATTACTGAGCAGCAAAGAAGGGACAGTAATGTCAGTTGAACAAAACCTTTCATTTTCCAGAGTTATGTGA
- the LOC134578050 gene encoding trypsin-like, which translates to MIPFWILVLLGTAAALDDDKIIGGYECPRNSQPWQVYFTYKGQRWCGGSLITSRWIISAAHCYKQPKSLIAHLGEHETSKEEGTEQHIQVEKAFQFFYYNEYYMDHDFMMVKLSKDAEFNQYVQPIKVARDCPKAESQCLVSGWGNLLTSGVQYPDALQCLNLPVLSDESCKASYRDQITSSMFCAGFLEGGKDSCQGDSGGPLVCNGELYGVVSWGKGCAQRAYPGVYTKVCNYLEWIQHVIDSY; encoded by the exons CTGCATTAGACGATGATAAGATCATTGGAGGCTACGAGTGTCCACGTAACTCCCAGCCTTGGCAGGTTTATTTCACCTATAAGGGCCAGCGATGGTGTGGGGGCTCCCTGATCACATCACGGTGGATCATCTCAGCCGCTCATTGCTATAAGCA ACCCAAGTCCTTGATTGCTCACCTTGGGGAACATGAAACTTCCAAGGAAGAGGGAACAGAGCAACATATTCAGGTAGAAAAAGCGTTTCAGTTCTTCTACTACAACGAGTATTACATGGACCACGATTTTATGATGGTGAAACTTTCAAAGGATGCAGAGTTCAACCAATACGTGCAGCCCATCAAGGTGGCAAGGGATTGCCCAAAGGCCGAGAGCCAATGTCTAGTGTCTGGATGGGGCAATCTGCTAACATCTGGGG tgcaatatccCGATGCTCTACAGTGTTTAAATCTTCCTGTTTTGTCTGACGAAAGCTGCAAAGCTTCTTACCGCGATCAGATTACATCGAGCATGTTCTGTGCTGGCTTCCTGGAAGGAGGGAAAGACTCATGTCAG GGTGACTCTGGAGGGCCACTGGTTTGCAATGGAGAGCTATATGGAGTAGTGTCTTGGGGAAAAGGCTGTGCCCAGAGAGCTTACCCCGGTGTGTACACCAAGGTGTGCAACTACTTAGAATGGATACAGCATGTCATTGACAGTTATTGA